One Ochotona princeps isolate mOchPri1 chromosome 7, mOchPri1.hap1, whole genome shotgun sequence genomic window carries:
- the HNRNPDL gene encoding heterogeneous nuclear ribonucleoprotein D-like isoform X2, producing the protein MEAPPPLFPAAPAPLAARSLAHGRSRPQPAPLLPSLVAGPGRQGARRAPRHVTAQSPSRLAGGAAIKGGRRRRPDLLRRHLKPGSLQRSAAAPASRPARQPAAADRPAAAMEDVNEYSNTEEFAEGSKINASKNQQDDGKMFIGGLSWDTSKKDLTEYLSRFGEVVDCTIKTDPVTGRSRGFGFVLFKDAASVDKVLELKEHKLDGKLIDPKRAKALKGKEPPKKVFVGGLSPDTSEEQIKEYFGAFGEIENIELPMDTKTNERRGFCFITYTDEEPVKKLLESRYHQIGSGKCEIKVAQPKEVYRQQQQQQKGGRGAAAAGRGGVRGRGRGQQSTYGKASRGGGNHQNNYQPY; encoded by the exons ATGGAGGCGCCGCCGCCATTGTTCCCCGCGGCGCCCGCCCCGCTCGCCGCCCGCAGCCTCGCCCACGGCCGGTCGCGGCCGCAGCCCGCCCCGCTGCTCCCGTCGCTCGTCGCCGGCCCGGGCCGCCAGGGGGCGCGCCGAGCCCCGCGCCACGTCACGGCGCAGTCGCCGTCGCGATTGGCGGGCGGCGCGGCTATAAAGGGAGGGCGCAGGCGGCGGCCGGATCTCTTGCGCCGCCATCTTAAACCCGGCTCCCTACAACGCTCCGCTGCTGCGCCCGCCAGCCGCCCTGCACGCCAGCCGGCCGCCGCCGACCGCCCCGCCGCAGCCATGGAAGACGTGAACGAGTACAGCAACACGGAGGAGTTCGCGGAGGGATCGAAGATCAACGCGAGCAAGAACCAGCAGGATGACGG taAAATGTTTATTGGAGGCTTGAGCTGGGATACGAGCAAGAAAGATCTGACAGAATATTTGTCTCGATTTGGGGAAGTTGTAGACTGTACAATTAAGACAGACCCGGTCACTGGAAGATCAAGAGGATTTGGATTTGTGCTTTTCAAAGACGCTGCTAGTGTGGATAAG GTTTTGGAACTAAAAGAACACAAACTGGATGGTAAATTGATAGACCCAAAAAGGGCCAAAGCTCTAAAGGGGAAAGAACCTCCTAAGAAGGTCTTTGTAGGTGGATTGAGCCCAGACACTTCGGAAGAGCAAATTAAAGAATATTTTGGAGCCTTTGGAGAG ATTGAAAATATTGAACTTCCCATGgatacaaaaacaaatgaaagaagaggATTCTGTTTTATCACATACACAGATGAAGAACCAGTAAAGAAATTGTTGGAAAGCAGATACCATCAAATTGGTTCTGGGAAG TGTGAAATCAAAGTGGCACAACCCAAAGAAGTCtataggcagcagcagcagcaacaaaaaggaggaagaggTGCTGCAGCCGCTGGCCGAGGAGGTGTGCGGGGGCGTGGCCGAG gcCAGCAGAGCACTTACGGCAAGGCATCTCGAGGGGGTGGCAATCACCAAAACAATTACCAGCCGTACTAA
- the HNRNPDL gene encoding heterogeneous nuclear ribonucleoprotein D-like isoform X1, protein MEAPPPLFPAAPAPLAARSLAHGRSRPQPAPLLPSLVAGPGRQGARRAPRHVTAQSPSRLAGGAAIKGGRRRRPDLLRRHLKPGSLQRSAAAPASRPARQPAAADRPAAAMEDVNEYSNTEEFAEGSKINASKNQQDDGKMFIGGLSWDTSKKDLTEYLSRFGEVVDCTIKTDPVTGRSRGFGFVLFKDAASVDKVLELKEHKLDGKLIDPKRAKALKGKEPPKKVFVGGLSPDTSEEQIKEYFGAFGEIENIELPMDTKTNERRGFCFITYTDEEPVKKLLESRYHQIGSGKCEIKVAQPKEVYRQQQQQQKGGRGAAAAGRGGVRGRGRGQGQNWNQGFNNYYDQGYGNYNSAYGGDQNYSGYGGYDYTGYNYGNYGYGQGYTDYSGQQSTYGKASRGGGNHQNNYQPY, encoded by the exons ATGGAGGCGCCGCCGCCATTGTTCCCCGCGGCGCCCGCCCCGCTCGCCGCCCGCAGCCTCGCCCACGGCCGGTCGCGGCCGCAGCCCGCCCCGCTGCTCCCGTCGCTCGTCGCCGGCCCGGGCCGCCAGGGGGCGCGCCGAGCCCCGCGCCACGTCACGGCGCAGTCGCCGTCGCGATTGGCGGGCGGCGCGGCTATAAAGGGAGGGCGCAGGCGGCGGCCGGATCTCTTGCGCCGCCATCTTAAACCCGGCTCCCTACAACGCTCCGCTGCTGCGCCCGCCAGCCGCCCTGCACGCCAGCCGGCCGCCGCCGACCGCCCCGCCGCAGCCATGGAAGACGTGAACGAGTACAGCAACACGGAGGAGTTCGCGGAGGGATCGAAGATCAACGCGAGCAAGAACCAGCAGGATGACGG taAAATGTTTATTGGAGGCTTGAGCTGGGATACGAGCAAGAAAGATCTGACAGAATATTTGTCTCGATTTGGGGAAGTTGTAGACTGTACAATTAAGACAGACCCGGTCACTGGAAGATCAAGAGGATTTGGATTTGTGCTTTTCAAAGACGCTGCTAGTGTGGATAAG GTTTTGGAACTAAAAGAACACAAACTGGATGGTAAATTGATAGACCCAAAAAGGGCCAAAGCTCTAAAGGGGAAAGAACCTCCTAAGAAGGTCTTTGTAGGTGGATTGAGCCCAGACACTTCGGAAGAGCAAATTAAAGAATATTTTGGAGCCTTTGGAGAG ATTGAAAATATTGAACTTCCCATGgatacaaaaacaaatgaaagaagaggATTCTGTTTTATCACATACACAGATGAAGAACCAGTAAAGAAATTGTTGGAAAGCAGATACCATCAAATTGGTTCTGGGAAG TGTGAAATCAAAGTGGCACAACCCAAAGAAGTCtataggcagcagcagcagcaacaaaaaggaggaagaggTGCTGCAGCCGCTGGCCGAGGAGGTGTGCGGGGGCGTGGCCGAG GTCAGGGCCAAAACTGGAACCAAGGATTTAATAACTATTATGATCAAGGATATGGAAATTACAATAGTGCCTATGGTGGTGATCAAAACTATAGTGGCTATGGCGGATATGATTATACTGGGTATAACTATGGGAACTATGGATATGGACAGGGATATACAGACTACAGTG gcCAGCAGAGCACTTACGGCAAGGCATCTCGAGGGGGTGGCAATCACCAAAACAATTACCAGCCGTACTAA